From the genome of Plasmodium malariae genome assembly, chromosome: 9, one region includes:
- the PmUG01_09048900 gene encoding conserved Plasmodium protein, unknown function, giving the protein MYADKLNVSCYGDKKILSKLKYFFKEDFYELSDVKLDERINVLRINLKYIYYNNPISEYFKNEENTLSERSLIYIYFLYLNNLEEYKKEKESILNRYKENSMNDEYDECIIIYAYNLDDNLNEIKNIKKIKADFSHNSCKSIKILSFPILKMEDYDSNKKMKELYEHFKTRYMDHIKICIEKKYNLIKNGFSKSMNNFLNYVESKKKTITEEINNNNSNNHSSNNHSSNNHSSNNHSSNNHSSNNHSSNNHGGNKHSGNNHSGNYNSYNYSNYNSSSTGGKKKKKNKRFYIANTYIEKNEEETQIEEFLEFYENHAVFLFCNDYVNINFFLRQNDVSSYINALEFITDYEEQVYVDMYDLFLSLFMWSEHLCLLYFKLNMFKKSYVLYSTIAKLFIKYLNVYIKKKKCIIHSSILFEKNYLTIARYIREKNICSIHLLEYIFFKKFTILLFLNKFSYISSKALKFAKFFYTNKIFIFMHNFHRFKNNLTRNAENLNYLKNIQKKITKYRRKELIKKNAQHCVGDKNELPIEEDQQHDDQHDEQHDEQHDEQQEKRNQRKVNQHYLSKYDHKLYKCKRRLINELRWIFSSTGGNDPSCKDILDRIAGSAISSAVYGVGNAVDDTIEQAEESATESSVNNTNNVDNPENIREPGRNINNRIRCSNRNLFLDERTKAEFLLNCCFINKENYFSIYFYNLANLIKFLFERRSYFYQEDYKKNKNDKNIKKNTNISKYLSLQKNIMKLGYKKNFTKKKKSKKNVKVKTKRNSSVVNSSSSQISSTLSDFSDSKNNYKKICLHNDFCINVSNIFKLSFVILKNILNIYNYNSLYYQKYAQEIYLCNFFLNYLEQKRFEQNIEKEDIQEIKNAKKNIYHNFPIYQIKNFSKDNEKKKNSLLINIMNKIINLCYRKYNNISIINKFFLALLLFENKIYKKSFKILKRIIQKSNFDVLTTLCMQLLLFHDINNNFYHFCSSFFLSNKYTRILSFINVNINFTVIQNYQYYLYSMNNQRSVLKMEQHKKYDEIFFNSLKKNIVLPEEIVKMQVLDITQGGKQWGTPLNCLTECKAECVTNCMTECFAECLPEVTDEGMKLPIHESQTKKVEGERKKKKKEKTIPTNRHYTQNGKINKNVATKMNRNKLIKLEKKEFCKDNYYFEINRYFLKSLKKYNFSLSTNERNNDIYIPNSGIKIFVQSDYNLYIFVSNMIFGNYDEKKMSNKWEFPSNEENKTSNEQNNNSYYQMETNENMNANINHIETLLHMTMRKYKVKKKTREILRIKKLCVQYDENLDLFIFSSFTQDLHIDNIIIQLYNERDNNSLYLKFHRTKQIIKHGLNIIKLNVVNILESNKIIWKHFYYKINYVFLVINNFSFYQKIGILPNSSLVYPFLRAYSQFIINNYIIVDTKKYANFFLNQLVSSLYVKIKTLDSILNCKLIASYLNSTSLVYNNVNYIKLIVRNNHKHMHYEDFELITIRRSDDKAGKEVRNIKIFLQKAEGIRSSSRTANIRSNSRTANICSNSRTANICSNIRTANICSNSRTANICSNSRTANIGNNSGTANRNNTLENHSVEDFIHFYIEKNDNMQIEQMKILDDEEMLLIKNSSSTSSNMSMHILNNEKYNLKKCSLKVKEKKDESHVEAYKRIDNAYAIISFIPKRINTNPITCNENCTESLKGEGNSSVVPLTDNLLISHNKSQNRTEKVKIKCIINIDLLRKKRRERRTDMYKLSNINYVGKIKFDDFINREEITSNPCLNNQIIIEKTFDLVNIFKEKINTYRSNNGMLYELILKLHNDNYALYLKKFHITILKKYITQIKSTKIFLLNNEDNQHNMEKFFLKRNNHNDLAENSIYNGNESSLNYSGECNSSPSNENYMNKSGESHSNLPNENSMNESGESHSNLPNENSMNESGESHSNLPNENSMNESGESHSSLPNENSMNESGGDKFSAPHENRINASGGDNFSPPHENCMKGSGDDIFSILNENHMNASVVNNFSEPHAIRMDTSGINNSNGSIENDRKKKIISFDEKGSSIEEKYLYDEIEINSRINGGTSIFLLFEVTYDDMLEGKNNSMNLLNYENTIGNMNITYECGNQFIKKIYEKKKKEYIYNFHVLIPQFLLPINVDYEIPKHGMLHSNINVKIVLLNKINEDIYMKYSVCIDNEKKKINNEEQYSWLINGFKKRVLFISKNSEHVINLTIIPLKIGLINFPSIFYFIKLNNKWIEITKILKKSDNFQVIITPSLHFSPKIWQLV; this is encoded by the coding sequence ATGTACGCGGATAAGTTGAACGTATCATGCTATGGAGATAAAAAGATTTTGagcaaattaaaatatttctttaaagaAGATTTTTACGAACTGTCAGATGTAAAATTAGATGAAAGAATAAATGTGTTAcgaataaatttaaaatatatatattacaataatcCTATATCtgaatatttcaaaaatgaaGAGAATACATTATCTGAAAGGtcgttaatatatatttattttttatatttaaataatttggaagaatataaaaaggagaaaGAATCTATACTAAATagatataaagaaaatagtATGAATGATGAATATGAtgaatgtataattatatatgcatataatctTGATGATAATTTGAATGAgatcaaaaatataaaaaaaataaaagctgACTTTAGTCATAATAGTTGTAAGAGCATCAAAATATTAAGTTTTCCAATTCTAAAAATGGAGGATTAtgattcaaataaaaaaatgaaagaactGTATGAACATTTCAAAACACGATATATggatcatataaaaatatgtatagaaaaaaagtataatttaataaaaaatgggtTTAGCAAAAGTATGAACAACTTTTTAAACTATGTCGAAAGTAAGAAAAAGACAATCACAGAGGAAAtcaacaataacaatagcaACAACCATAGCAGTAACAACCATAGCAGTAACAACCATAGCAGTAACAACCATAGCAGTAACAACCATAGTAGTAACAACCATAGTAGTAACAACCATGGCGGAAATAAACACAGCGGAAATAATCATAGCGGTAACTACAACAGCTACAATTACAGCAACTATAACAGTAGTAGTACTGgtggaaagaaaaaaaaaaaaaataaaagattttaCATAGCGAACACTTACATAGAGAAGAACGAAGAAGAGACTCAAATTGAGGAGTTCTTAGAGTTTTATGAAAACCATgctgtatttttattttgtaatgattatgtaaatatcaatttttttttacgccAAAATGATGTTTCGTCTTACATAAATGCACTTGAATTTATAACAGACTATGAGGAACAAGTATATGTCGATATGTATGATCTTTTTCTATCTTTATTTATGTGGAGTGAACACTTATGTCTACtatatttcaaattaaatatgtttaagaagagttatgttttatatagtaCTATtgcaaaattatttattaaataccTGAAcgtgtacataaaaaaaaaaaagtgtattatacattcttctattttatttgaaaaaaattatttaactaTAGCTAGATAtattagagaaaaaaatatatgttctattcatttattagagtatatattttttaaaaaattcactattttactttttttaaacaagTTTTCATACATTTCGAGTAAGGCTTTAAAAtttgcaaaatttttttacacaaataaaatttttatatttatgcacaATTTCCATCGgtttaaaaataatcttACCAGAAACGCTGAGAATcttaattatttgaaaaacattcaaaaaaaaataacaaagtatagaagaaaagaactgataaaaaaaaatgctcaGCATTGTGTTGgagataaaaatgaattgcCAATCGAGGAAGACCAGCAGCACGACGATCAGCACGATGAGCAGCACGATGAGCAGCACGATGAGCAGCAAGAGAAGAGAAATCAAAGAAAAGTCAATCAACATTACTTAAGTAAATATGACCATAAATTGTACAAGTGCAAAAGACGCTTAATAAACGAGCTTAGATGGATTTTTAGTTCTACTGGAGGAAATGACCCAAGTTGTAAAGACATCCTAGACAGAATAGCGGGCAGTGCGATAAGCAGTGCAGTATATGGAGTGGGCAATGCAGTGGATGATACGATAGAGCAGGCTGAAGAAAGTGCGACCGAAAGTTCTGTTAATAACACTAATAACGTTGATAACCCTGAGAATATCAGGGAACCAGGTAGAAACATCAACAACAGAATAAGGTGCAGTAATAGGAACTTATTCTTAGACGAAAGGACGAAAGCAGAATTTTTGCTGAATTGCTGTTTCATAAATAAGGAAAACTACTTTTCGATCTATTTCTACAATTTGgcaaatttaattaaatttctttttgaGCGTAGGAGCTACTTTTACCAGGAGGATTACAAAAAGAACAAGAATGACaagaatataaagaaaaatacaaatattagcAAATACTTATCGTtacaaaagaatattatgaaattagggtataaaaagaattttacaaaaaaaaaaaaatcgaaaaaaaatgtaaaagtgAAAACGAAAAGAAATAGCTCTGTGGTTAACTCATCTTCATCACAGATATCATCGACCTTGTCCGATTTTTCtgattcaaaaaataattataaaaaaatatgtttacataATGATTTCTGTATAAATgtatcaaatatttttaagttatcatttgttattttgaaaaatatattaaatatttataattacaattCGTTGTACTATCAAAAATATGCACaggaaatatatttgtgcaatttttttttaaattatttagaacaaaaaaggtttgaacaaaatatagaaaaggaAGACAtacaagaaataaaaaatgcaaaaaagaatatttatcataattttcctatttatcaaataaaaaatttttcaaaagataatgaaaaaaaaaaaaattccttacttattaatattatgaataaaattattaatctCTGTTATCGAAAATATAACAACATTTCaattataaacaaattttttttagcacttctattatttgaaaataagatatataaaaagtctttcaaaattttaaagcGAATAATTCAAAAATCAAACTTTGATGTCCTTACCACTTTGTGCATGCAACTTTTGTTATTTcatgatataaataataatttctacCATTTTTGTTCATCCTTTTTCTTGTCCAATAAATACACTAGGATCTTATCTttcataaatgtaaatataaattttaccGTAATTCAAAATTATCAGTACTACTTATATTCTATGAACAATCAGCGGTCCGTTCTCAAAATGGAgcaacataaaaaatacgatgaaatattttttaactcatTGAAGAAGAACATTGTATTGCCAGAAGAGATTGTAAAGATGCAAGTACTCGACATCACTCAGGGGGGTAAACAGTGGGGTACACCGTTAAACTGCTTGACAGAGTGTAAGGCGGAGTGTGTAACAAACTGCATGACTGAATGCTTTGCGGAGTGCTTGCCCGAGGTTACAGATGAGGGGATGAAGTTACCCATTCATGAAAGTCAGACAAAGAAGGTAGAGGGggaacgaaaaaaaaaaaaaaaagaaaaaactatTCCTACAAATAGGCACTATAcacaaaatggaaaaataaataaaaacgttGCTACCAAAATGAacagaaataaattaatcaaattagaaaaaaaagaattttgcAAAGATAATTATTACTTTGAAATAAAtcgatattttttaaaaagcttaaaaaaatataatttttctttatcaaCAAATGAAAggaataatgatatatatatacctaactcgggtattaaaatatttgtgcAGTCAGACTACaacctttatatttttgtgtcaaatatgatttttggaaattatgatgaaaagaaaatgagTAACAAGTGGGAATTTCCATCCAACGAAGAGAATAAAACATCAAATGAACAAAACAATAATAGCTACTATCAGATGgaaacaaatgaaaatatgaatgCAAATATTAATCATATAGAAACATTACTGCATATGACAATGCGCAAATATAAAGTTAAGAAGAAAACAAGGGAGATATTACGGATCAAAAAGTTATGTGTGCAGTATGATGAAAATTtggatttatttattttttcctccttTACTCAAGATTTACATattgataatattattattcagtTATATAATGAAAGGGATAACAATAGTTTATACTTAAAATTCCACAGAactaaacaaataattaaacatggacttaatatcattaaattaaatgttGTTAATATTCTAGAAtccaataaaataatatggaaacatttctattataaaattaattatgtttttcttgtaattaataatttttccttttatcaaaaaattgGTATATTACCAAATAGTAGTTTAGTATATCCATTTTTAAGAGCCTATAGccaatttataataaataattatataattgttgataccaaaaaatatgcaaatttttttttaaatcagcTAGTTTCATCACTCTATGTTAAGATAAAAACATTGGATTCAATTTTGAATTGTAAGTTAATTGCATCTTATTTAAATAGCACCTCCTTAGTCTATAACAatgtaaattatatcaaGTTAATTGTTAGAAATAATCACAAGCATATGCACTATGAGGACTTTGAGTTAATCACTATCAGGAGGAGCGATGATAAGGCGGGTAAAGAagtaagaaatattaaaatttttcttcaaaaaGCAGAAGGCATACGCAGTAGTAGCCGTACTGCTAACATACGCAGTAATAGCCGTACTGCTAACATATGCAGTAATAGCCGTACTGCTAACATATGCAGTAATATCCGTACTGCTAACATATGCAGTAATAGCCGTACTGCTAACATATGCAGTAATAGCCGTACTGCTAACATAGGTAATAATAGCGGCACTGCTAACAGGAATAACACGCTAGAAAACCACAGCGTTGAAGATTTCatccatttttatattgaaaaGAACGACAATATGCAAATCGAACAGATGAAAATTTTAGACGACGAAGAAATGCTTCTCATCaaaaatagtagtagtacAAGTAGTAATATGTCCATGCACATTTtaaataacgaaaaatataatttgaaaaaatgtagcttaaaagtaaaagaaaagaaagatgAGTCGCACGTAGAGGCCTACAAAAGGATAGACAATGCTTATgcaattatttcttttattccgaaaagaataaataccAACCCCATCACTTGTAATGAAAATTGTACTGAGAGTTTAAAAGGTGAAGGGAATAGCAGTGTAGTTCCACTGACTGATAATCTGCTTATAAGCCATAATAAGAGTCAAAATAGAacagaaaaagtaaaaataaaatgtataataaatatagacttacttagaaaaaagagaagggAAAGAAGGACAGACATGTATAAGTTatcaaatattaattatgtaggtaaaattaaatttgatGATTTTATTAACCGAGAAGAAATTACTTCGAATCCTTGTTTAAATAACcaaataattatagaaaaaacaTTCGAtcttgtaaatatttttaaggaaaaaataaatacatacagaTCAAACAATGGAAtgttatatgaattaatattaaaattacataatgACAATTAtgctttatatttaaaaaaattccacataactattttaaaaaaatatattacacaaataaaaagtaccaaaatttttttgttaaataatgAGGATAACCAACATAATATggagaaattttttttgaaaagaaaCAACCATAATGATTTGGCGGAAAACTCCATATACAATGGAAATGAAAGTAGTTTGAACTACTCAGGGGAGTGCAATTCCAGTCCatcaaatgaaaattatatgaacaaatCAGGCGAAAGCCACTCTAACCTGCCGAATGAAAATAGCATGAACGAGTCAGGCGAAAGCCACTCTAACCTGCCGAATGAAAATAGCATGAACGAGTCAGGCGAAAGCCACTCTAACCTGCCGAATGAAAATAGCATGAACGAGTCAGGCGAAAGCCACTCTAGCCTGCCGAATGAAAATAGCATGAACGAGTCAGGCGGCGACAAATTTAGTGCACCGCATGAAAATCGCATAAACGCGTCAGGAGGAGATAATTTTAGCCCACCTCATGAAAATTGTATGAAGGGGTCAGGCGACGACATTTTTAGTATATTGAATGAAAATCACATGAACGCGTCAGTTGTTAACAATTTTAGCGAGCCGCATGCAATTCGCATGGACACGTCAGGAATAAACAATTCAAACGGTTCCATTGAAAAtgataggaaaaaaaaaattatatcttttGATGAGAAGGGCTCAAGTATTGAAGAAAAATATCTTTACGATGAAATTGAAATTAATAGTCGAATTAATGGAGGAACGagtatttttttgctttttgaAGTGACATATGACGATATGTtagaaggaaaaaacaatTCGATgaatcttttaaattatgaaaatacaaTTGGGAACATGAATATAACATATGAATGTGGAAACCagtttattaagaaaatatatgaaaaaaagaaaaaagaatatatatataatttccaTGTGTTAATACCTCAATTTTTATTACCTATTAATGTTGATTATGAAATACCGAAACATGGGATGTTACATTCTAATATAAACGttaaaattgtattattaaataaaattaatgaagatatttatatgaaatattctGTGTGCAtagataatgaaaaaaaaaaaataaataacgaGGAGCAATATAGTTGGTTAATAAAtggatttaaaaaaagggtactttttatatcaaaaaattctGAACATGTCATAAATTTAACAATTATCCCCTTAAAAATTGGTTTAATAAACTTCCcatctattttttattttataaaattaaataataaatggattgagataacaaaaattttgaaaaaaagtgATAATTTTCAAGTAATTATTACCCCATCTCTACACTTTAGTCCCAAAATATGGCAGCTCGTTTAG